The Microcaecilia unicolor chromosome 3, aMicUni1.1, whole genome shotgun sequence nucleotide sequence TTTATTCATGGGAAAAGAACTTGAAGACCGGTGAATACCCTTAACCAACTGGTCCACCTGTTTATCTCCGCCACCGTGGTCTCAGGAGAATCAAATTTAAGTGTATTAACCACCTGATCAATCAATTCAGCCAGCTCATCTCTATGAAAGATCCTCACTACCGAGGGACCTTCACCTGGCAAGGACCCCTCCTCCTCAGGACAGGTGTCCAAAAGTACGTCCTCTCCAAGCTCACTGCACTCCTCTTCTGAGTCAGCACTAAGGACAAAAACTCAGTGTGTTCTGACCACTCCAGACGAGGGCGCTTGGCAACTAAGGGACCTACCTCGTTTTGAAGGTCTGCCAGCTGGGATCCTGACTGCTGGGAACATCGACCAAATAAAATCAGGTGGGAATCCCATGCTCCCTGAGCTCTCAGGAGACCAGCCTACATTCTGCCCCTGAAAATCCTGCAACGTCTGAGGTGAAACCGCAGGGCCGGAGAAATCCAAGATGGcagcggttcccgccaaaatcggaaccACAGCTACAGCACCCGGGAGTAAGGGCGTATCAACAGAGCCCAAGCCGACCCTGGAAACCTGCGGACAATACCAGAGGCGAACAAAGAGGCGGTTTCGGCTCCCCACAGAGCCTACATTGTGCCCCCAGCGCGTCCGTACCTCAGTGCGCACAGAACCAGCAACAGGACGGTTTCCCCGCCGACATCCCTcagggaagaaaggaggtaaGCAACCCAACAAGCAGCAgcgcccagactcactctctctcacaaatCAGCCCTAAAACAAACAAGcagagcttttctttttttttctactggcTTCTTACCTCCCAGCCTGGTTACTAAAAGCTGTAAAGGGCTATGGCTCTCAAGGTTCCTGCAATCACACAGGAGCCGAGGCACAGGGCTGCCTGCTCAGGAGAGCAcagcagggggagggacccgatcaccgggtgtgacaccccaggggaaAAACGGAGCCCCACCGGACCCACTTCCTCGAAGCACACAGGTTCTAAGTACAGGGTGCTAACCAACAAAAGGCCTAAAACAAATCCCAGGCCTACCAGACCAGACTGACTGCTCAGGCTGCaggtctaccctctgctggagactgagatttactggctgcttgggggttggcagGTGCCTTATACATTGTtacagttttagtgttctcagtctctctctgctggtaggagtgcataacccaagcgtcttgaccggtctggagggtcgctgaggaaatgAACTTTTACAATTCTGTCTTCTCCTTTCAGGACTTGCTCTTGTCAGTTTAAAGGAAGTGGGACTGAGCCCAAACTTTGAGCTACCAACACTTTGCTTCAGACAGGACTGAGTGGGCCAGTCAGGGTGACTCTCATGCCTACACCCTTCAGGTTTACTCTCTCTCCTGCTGTGTTAGCTTCATGCGCctcaccactgccccccccccccaaccccccattaCCTTGAGCCCCTTGTCTCACTGCCTTTCTTCTCTTTGTCCTTCTTgagttttttctctccttttttcttcTGCAGGTATTTCTCCATCTCGGGCAGGGGGTCTAGCTTCCTCTTCAGCTTCTCATCCCTGGTGTGGGTTGTGGTGCTGGAACCCTTTCTCCTGATATGTTCTGGCACCTCCTGGTACCAGGGTAGGCTGGTCTGGGCCTCGGCTGCACTCTGCCCCAGGTAGGTGAGCAGCCCTAGAGCCTTCTCCTGCCGTTCCTGTGGCAAAATGACAAGAGTGAGATATGGCAGGTTGGGCATTTATGTATGATTCTGACCTGTGTACTGGAGGATGAGAAGTACCATGAGTGCAATATCACTCTGCAGCCTATTTTTTATATCTCTCACCAGTGCACTGCTACACatggttttggggtttttgtttttttttttaacatagctGCTCCCTTCAGGCTTCCCCCTGCACCAGTATCTCATTCTCCCTTCAGCTGCCTTCAGCTTTCCTGCTGTCcgctctcctttcccttcctgcCATCGTCCTTACTTACTTTGGTAATCTGCTACAGCAGGGTCTCTCGCAGGCAGTCTTGTGTATCATTAGGGGACTTtcctcttctgatgcaacttcctatgtaTGTGTCAGAGGAGGCAAGGTCCCTGCTGAAGCACAAGACGGCCAGTGTGAATACTTGCTGGAGCAGATTACCAAAACAAGTAAGGAGAGCAGACAGCAGGGGGCCCAAAGGCAACTGAAGTGGGGAAGAGATGCTGGTGTGTGGAGGACTCCGGGAAGGTGGAGCCTGAAGGCAAATATGGGAAAGCAGATGAGAGGAGGAGATACTAGTGCGCGGAGGACCCTGGGAAGGAGAAGGCAgaggtgggagaggagaggagaggacagtGGATAGCAGGGGACCCAAAGGCAGCCAAAGCGGGGATGAGATGCTGATGCGCGTAGGACTCCGGGAAGGAGGAGCCTGAAGGCAGATGTGGGAAagcagaggagaggaggataTGTTGATGGAACGTGGTGGAAGACTCCAGGGAAAGGAAGTATATTTTCATGCATATAACATGCATGCATTATACGATTTTTACGtttgcacccaatttgtgcacataTGTGTGAAAATACGGTACCTGTCTGCAAAGCAGAGCTGAAAAATCTTTGGAGCAATTCAACGGTCAGTACATTGGCTAGACTATGAGAAACATAAGTAGTGACCCAAGCAGACCTTTTCCTGGCGTTTCTCCTCTTCGTACTCCTTGTTTCTGCTTTTAGAGGTATGGCCTTCCTCCACATCCTGGAAGAAATTGATATGGGAAGAATCCGGCTTGAATGCGACCAGTGCTGTCTCATTCTCCCTGGTGCCGGGCTGGAGCAGGTGCCGAGCCTTCTTCCGTAGAAGGTCAGTTCGAGCCTGGACCGTTGAAGAGAGGGAAAATGTATTAGACTTTTCTCTTTCGTCTGCGCCAGCAGAACTCAACCAAACTATTGTCTCCGGCCCATCTTAACTTCTGACTAGTCTTGGAATTTAGTGCGGGGAACTGTGGTTAAGGCACGTTTGATAGagttcatgcttttttttttttttttttttaatggaggacAAAGGAAAGGGCTCTCATTACTAGATccaaaaaaatgcctttctgtATAATAATAAACCCATAGCAAagctttcttttcaaaaatgtgcCGAGACTATTTTTACAAAATTGGCTAGTGCAAAGGGAATTTTtttcagagtaaaaaaaaaaaaatgtctgagcTACGATAAGGCTAGTGCTAGTAAGTACTGTAAGGGGGCAGGAAAAGGTTGGACCAAAAGAAAACAGGAACAGGGGCTCAAGCAGGTAGGAGGTTACAGAAAGAACGTTTCAGTATCAAGTTCCCAGTACACCAAGGGTTCGCCCCCTAGTGGCCGAGAGACAAACTgtaacggaacccacgagggagggagcgacacaggatctggtgctcacaaatggggatagtgtgtcaaatgtccgagtgggtgcacacctgggaagcagcgacaatcaaacggtttggtttgatatgacagctgaagtggagggcagccactctaaactcaaagtcctggatttcaagcgtgctgactttagtgaaatgggggaatacctgaggaaggagctgatgggctgggaggacgtacaagaagttgaaggacagtggtccaggctgaaagaagtaataaatagggccacagacctttatgtaaggagagtaaataaaagcaagagaaaaaggaaaccgatatggttctccaagcaaatggctgagaaaataaaggctaaagagttggcgttccagaaatatagaaaatctcaagaagaggaacacggggaggaataccggatgaaactgaaagaagccaagagagaggtatgtctggcgaaggcgcaagcggaagaacaaatggctagaaatgtaaggaggggcgacaaaaatttcttcaggtatattagtgaaaggagaatgactaaaaagggaattgtgagactaaaagatacagcgaaacgctatgtagataatgatgaagaaaaagccaatttgctaaatagatacttttgttctgttttcactgaagaaaatcctggagaaggatcacaagggactggcaaaagtacacctgagaatggagtggatagagcaccgttcacggaagagagtgtg carries:
- the LENG1 gene encoding LOW QUALITY PROTEIN: leukocyte receptor cluster member 1 (The sequence of the model RefSeq protein was modified relative to this genomic sequence to represent the inferred CDS: deleted 2 bases in 1 codon), with the protein product MNILPKKSWHVRNKDNVARVRRDEALAAEQELERKRRVELAEQEARTDLLRKKARHLLQPGTRENETALVAFKPDSSHINFFQDVEEGHTSKSRNKEYEEEKRQEKERQEKALGLLTYLGQSAAEAQTSLPWYQEVPEHIRRKGSSTTTHTRDEKLKRKLDPLPEMEKYLQKKKGEKKLKKDKEKKGSETRGSSSTATASIEQLRRDRLRREAAERSGAAALLDRRSREQQTLAAEETDERRRRYNSQFHPQLARKPHIQ